The DNA segment CCAGACGGGTCAGGTGACCGGCGACCTCGACGACGTGAAGCGCCAGCTCGAAGCGATCGACGGCAGGCTGGTGGAGCTGGCCGGGCGCATCGCGGGAGTGGATGACTGAGGTCGTGGTGAAGCCCATCGCAGCGGTCGTGATGTCCAGCCCGACGAGGAACTCGGCGCGGCTGATTGCGTATGCGCTCACTGAGAAGGACGGTCAGGCCAAGGGCGACCGGTTCGTGGCTGCGAGCGGCATCAACGGCTGCGTCCCGGAGTTCGCCGAGGGGCAGTTCCGGGACAACCGGAAGCGCTGGCGCAAGGACGGGACGAGGACGGTCAAGGTGCAGTGGGGCACCGACAAGGCGACGGGCCAGCCGACCTACCGCGACGTCACCGAGGGCGCCTATGTGCAGGCGTACCATGTTATCCAGAGCTTCGCGCGGGACGGTGCGGGGGCGCTCGACCCCGACGATCCCGACGACTGGGAGGAGGGGCACCGGCTGGGCCAAGAGCTGGCCCGCTCGCTCGCCGGTGATCACCGCCGCGCGCTGGTCGTCACCCAGGTCGACGGGAAGACCGGCTGCGTCCACAACCACATCGTGATCGACTCGATCGACAAGGCGACGGGGAAGAGCTTCGCGTCGTCCAACGTGAAGCACTCGATTCTGTCCAAGACTCATGACGCCGTGCTCGCCGCGCAGGGGTACGAGCAGCGCAACGAGCTGACATCCACGGGCTGGGAGCTGAAGGAGAAGTCCGAGCGGCGGGGGCTGGACAAGCACCAGAAGTGGAGCGCCGGGGCCTCGTCGAGCGAGCCGGAGCCGTTCAGCTTCGCGGTGCTGAAGGACCGCATCCGGACTGCGCTCGAGGCCACGGGCTACACCGACTTCGACGGGTACGCCCAGGTGCTGGCCGAGGTCGGCGTCGTGGTCGAGCAGCGCGGCGAGAAGGGCCGCGGGCTCACCTACCAGATGAAGCGCCGCGGGGCGGACGGTGAGTACATCGAGCCGAGTCCCGGCGACCGGCGACGGGCCAGCAGGCTCGGCCGCTTCGCCATGCTCGACCAAGTCGAGGAGACGATCCAGCGCAACGCCCAGCTGGCTGCGCAGGCCGCGCCGAAACCGGCCATGTCGGCGGCGCAGATGCGCGCGGCGATGGCGAGCAGCCTCGACGACGCCCTGGCTGAGCGGCGCAGCGAGAGCGCCGCGGCGCTGGCGGCCCAGTGGGAGCAGGAGCGCCGCGCAGAGGAGATGATGGCCGAAGCCCGGCGGGCTGGGTTCGAGGCGGCCATGGCGCCCGCGGAGCCGTCGCCCGAGAGCGCAGACGACGGCGTCGCCGTGGCGGATGGATCCGATGCGGATGGACCGGACGCGAAGCTGGCCGACAAGGTCGTCCTCGACGCCTGGGACCTCCAGAAGCGGCGGCTGCGCACGCCCGATCGAGGTGCGATGCGCAGGGCCGGGATGGGCTACGCGGAGGTCGACGCCGCCATCGCCGCGTGGCGCGCGCTCGACGAGCCGAAGACCGCCTGGGAGCGCGAGCAGGAGGCCGAGCAGCAGCGTGCCGTCGAGACGGTCGAGGACGTGGCCGAGGTGAGCGCGTCGGCTGCCGCCGACACGACTCCGGCCCCAGCCCCGGCTACCGCCGGGTCCAGGGCCGAGGCGTCCTCGACCTCCGAGGTGAGGACCGCTGCGCCCCACGAGTCACCGCTGCGGAAGAGGAGGCCGACGCGCGAGCGCGAGGTGGCTGCCTGGGAGCAGATGGTCCAGATCGACGAGCGCTGGCACGTGCAGCTGGCCGCCGGGGAGCCGCTGGACGGCGCGCTGGCCAAGGGGCTCAGGAGCGCCACGCTGGAGCGCTACGAGGACGCACTGGACACCTCGGTGGCCTTCGAGCTGTGGCGCCGCGCGGCGAAGCTCGCCGAGGCCCGCAGGGCCGTCGAGGTGCACCAGGACAAGGCACTGGCCGACGCGATGCGCGCCGAGGTCGCTGCGGGCGACCACGCCTGGGACGGCGAGCCCTCGACGCTGGCCGAGCTGAGGCACGAGGCCACGAGGAGAGAGCTGACCAGCAGGGAGAAGGCACTCAAGTCGGTCCGTGAGGCCGACCTCGAGGTCAACCACGAGGACGGGCTGGAGCGCCCACCGAACGCCGGAGGGATGGAGCGGTGAAAGACGACAGGCCCGCTCCGACGGGAGCGGGCCTGCGGCTGCATACGGTCTACTTGGCGATCCAGTCGCCGTTGACATCGCGCTCGTAGTCCTCGACCTCGGCCTCGACCACGGTGATCGAGCCGTCGGACAGGACGGTGTAGTCGAACTCGGCGAAGTCGGCCCCCTCCCCGTCCTGGGAGGTCCGGAAGGTGAAGGTCTCGGTGGCGTCGTCGTCGGTCGGGTTGGCCGCGCAGCTGCCCACGTTGATGCCGGAGGCGAAGTCCGGGGCCAGGTACAGGCCAGTCTCGGGCGCGGACTCGTTCAGGTCGGCGAGCGGGTACACGCTGCCCGGAACGCCTAGGCCCTCGCGGGCGACGTTGGCCTCCTCCGACTCCTCTGCCGCCTCGTCGACGGGCTTGTTGGCGTCGGCGGCGATGAGCTCCTGCATCTTCTCGATGAACAGGCGGGGCTCGAA comes from the Naumannella halotolerans genome and includes:
- a CDS encoding relaxase/mobilization nuclease domain-containing protein encodes the protein MVKPIAAVVMSSPTRNSARLIAYALTEKDGQAKGDRFVAASGINGCVPEFAEGQFRDNRKRWRKDGTRTVKVQWGTDKATGQPTYRDVTEGAYVQAYHVIQSFARDGAGALDPDDPDDWEEGHRLGQELARSLAGDHRRALVVTQVDGKTGCVHNHIVIDSIDKATGKSFASSNVKHSILSKTHDAVLAAQGYEQRNELTSTGWELKEKSERRGLDKHQKWSAGASSSEPEPFSFAVLKDRIRTALEATGYTDFDGYAQVLAEVGVVVEQRGEKGRGLTYQMKRRGADGEYIEPSPGDRRRASRLGRFAMLDQVEETIQRNAQLAAQAAPKPAMSAAQMRAAMASSLDDALAERRSESAAALAAQWEQERRAEEMMAEARRAGFEAAMAPAEPSPESADDGVAVADGSDADGPDAKLADKVVLDAWDLQKRRLRTPDRGAMRRAGMGYAEVDAAIAAWRALDEPKTAWEREQEAEQQRAVETVEDVAEVSASAAADTTPAPAPATAGSRAEASSTSEVRTAAPHESPLRKRRPTREREVAAWEQMVQIDERWHVQLAAGEPLDGALAKGLRSATLERYEDALDTSVAFELWRRAAKLAEARRAVEVHQDKALADAMRAEVAAGDHAWDGEPSTLAELRHEATRRELTSREKALKSVREADLEVNHEDGLERPPNAGGMER